A window from Frischella perrara encodes these proteins:
- a CDS encoding DUF2868 domain-containing protein has product MNQYLKSLWLTETVRLIEKDNGRFQDDEANRQARSYSGSIADRIIFRAKILSSQHSLISAQTVLLKAAKFSFIFLILIAIFSGVGIGLSALAQNPINLYWALICLLGVHFVMLLIWLLSSIALPNESGSFFIFIWSWLTQTIANKNTVSQLLPALISLFGGQIRWLIGTIVNFLWFIILLIALLVLVAQLSTQHYSFAWQTTLLSSDTIVAITCSLGKIPSLLGFTIPDVDMIRSSEQAISIDEVRSSWAVWLLGVFIVYGVLLRFGLFILCWLKWHLACQHIVLNTHHPEYQILKAELDEKVSKIIIDKENTHLPVHNINVNHDNTNGKQNFLVAIDVDTNWLVPADAHFLGFINNSMTQKKILEWLTQNPANKLLIAIDTDRSPDRGMINSIRLLVNKSQFTGIWFINNGRQLHNWIEKIQELALDQTNLAWLSN; this is encoded by the coding sequence ATGAATCAATATCTTAAATCCTTATGGTTAACAGAAACTGTTCGTTTAATTGAAAAGGATAATGGTCGTTTTCAAGATGATGAAGCCAATCGACAGGCTAGATCATATAGTGGATCTATCGCTGATCGTATCATTTTTCGTGCCAAAATTCTCAGTTCGCAGCATAGTTTAATTTCAGCTCAAACAGTTTTGCTCAAAGCTGCCAAATTTTCATTTATCTTTTTGATTCTAATAGCCATATTCAGCGGGGTAGGTATTGGATTAAGTGCTTTAGCACAAAATCCAATTAATTTATATTGGGCACTGATTTGTTTATTAGGTGTTCACTTTGTGATGTTATTGATTTGGCTATTATCAAGTATAGCCTTACCCAATGAGAGTGGTAGTTTTTTTATTTTTATTTGGTCTTGGTTAACGCAAACGATAGCAAATAAAAATACAGTTAGCCAATTATTACCTGCTCTCATCAGTTTATTTGGTGGGCAAATTCGATGGTTAATCGGAACCATAGTCAATTTTTTGTGGTTTATAATTTTGTTAATTGCCTTACTGGTATTAGTAGCACAATTATCCACACAACATTATAGTTTTGCTTGGCAAACGACCCTCCTAAGTAGTGATACCATTGTTGCTATTACCTGTTCGCTCGGTAAAATCCCAAGTTTATTAGGTTTTACAATACCAGATGTTGATATGATACGTTCAAGTGAACAAGCTATTTCCATTGATGAAGTTCGTTCATCATGGGCTGTTTGGTTATTGGGTGTTTTTATTGTTTATGGGGTATTGCTACGTTTTGGTTTATTTATTTTATGTTGGTTAAAATGGCATTTAGCTTGTCAACACATTGTACTTAATACGCATCACCCAGAATATCAAATATTAAAAGCCGAATTAGACGAAAAAGTAAGTAAAATAATTATTGATAAAGAAAACACTCATTTGCCTGTACATAATATCAATGTTAATCATGACAATACTAATGGAAAACAAAATTTTTTAGTTGCAATTGATGTCGATACGAACTGGTTAGTTCCAGCTGATGCCCATTTTTTAGGATTTATTAATAATAGTATGACTCAAAAGAAAATTTTAGAGTGGTTAACGCAAAATCCGGCAAATAAATTATTAATTGCAATTGATACAGATCGTTCTCCGGACCGAGGAATGATCAATTCAATACGTTTATTAGTTAATAAATCACAATTTACCGGTATCTGGTTTATTAATAATGGCCGTCAATTACATAATTGGATCGAAAAGATACAAGAATTGGCGCTTGATCAAACCAATTTAGCTTGGCTTAGTAATTAG
- a CDS encoding GTPase/DUF3482 domain-containing protein: MLNELNLAIVGHTNVGKTSLLRTLIQDSDLGVVSDKPGTTRHVEAIKFSLEREKKIIFYDTPGLEDSIALFDYVQRLNSDFPKQDGIDKLQQFLTSPEANYQFEQEAKVIRQVLNSHAAIYVIDIREPVLEKYHDELALLAYSDKPILAVLNFVAEASPYESAWKQLLSRVGIHMQVRFDAVFPSIEGEQRLYHSLSLLLDSASSILNMWQAHLEQQRQTRQQTAKLIIAEALVDVTAYAEKAKENIESIAKQMQEKVRKREQRAIDDLLNLYCFSVGYDSEENLPLVKGRFSSDLFNFEAIKLVGISVSKGVMSGATIGAGIDLALGGITLGTATIIGATLGGLAQVAKHYSKNIKHRLSGYTKMSIDDTVICFLSLRLIQLMVSLANRAHADRRPIILAKLKDSSWQKGKLPKSLQVSRIHQEWSTLNKFNIRRYSQQRQEVINNVADEL, encoded by the coding sequence ATGCTCAATGAACTTAATTTAGCTATCGTAGGCCATACTAATGTTGGTAAAACGTCATTGTTAAGAACTTTAATACAGGATAGTGATTTAGGGGTTGTTTCTGATAAACCGGGTACTACTCGGCATGTAGAAGCTATCAAATTTTCGTTAGAACGCGAAAAAAAGATCATTTTCTATGACACACCGGGTTTAGAAGATAGTATTGCATTATTTGATTATGTTCAACGATTAAACAGTGATTTTCCTAAACAAGATGGCATTGATAAACTACAACAATTCCTTACTAGTCCCGAAGCAAATTATCAGTTTGAACAAGAAGCAAAAGTCATTCGCCAAGTATTAAACAGTCATGCAGCTATTTATGTTATTGATATTAGAGAACCTGTATTAGAAAAATATCATGATGAATTAGCTTTATTAGCATACAGTGATAAACCGATTTTAGCTGTATTGAATTTTGTGGCTGAAGCCTCACCTTATGAATCGGCTTGGAAACAATTATTATCACGCGTTGGAATTCATATGCAAGTTCGATTTGATGCGGTGTTTCCATCCATTGAGGGAGAACAGCGATTATATCATAGCTTATCGTTATTGTTAGATTCTGCCAGTAGCATACTTAATATGTGGCAAGCACATTTAGAACAACAACGACAAACGCGTCAACAAACCGCTAAATTAATCATAGCCGAAGCATTAGTAGATGTTACTGCGTATGCGGAAAAAGCAAAGGAAAATATTGAATCAATTGCAAAGCAGATGCAAGAAAAAGTCCGTAAACGTGAACAACGGGCTATTGATGATTTATTAAATTTATATTGTTTTTCCGTTGGCTATGATAGTGAAGAAAATCTACCTTTAGTTAAAGGACGCTTTTCAAGCGATTTATTTAATTTTGAAGCGATTAAATTAGTAGGCATCAGTGTTAGTAAAGGAGTCATGTCGGGAGCAACAATAGGAGCAGGAATTGATTTAGCCTTAGGAGGCATTACGCTTGGGACTGCAACGATTATTGGTGCAACATTAGGTGGTTTGGCTCAAGTTGCTAAGCATTACAGCAAAAATATTAAGCATCGTTTATCCGGTTATACCAAAATGAGTATTGATGATACAGTCATTTGTTTTTTATCCCTTCGTTTAATACAGTTGATGGTTAGTTTAGCAAACAGAGCTCATGCTGATCGCCGTCCAATCATCCTAGCTAAATTGAAAGACTCTTCTTGGCAAAAAGGTAAATTACCTAAATCCTTACAAGTTAGCCGAATACATCAAGAGTGGTCTACATTAAATAAGTTTAATATTAGACGGTATAGTCAGCAGCGACAAGAGGTAATTAACAATGTGGCAGATGAATTATGA
- a CDS encoding C40 family peptidase — MWQMNYDRLVKLRNILLFLLLFFSGLTSCSTVSDLYDDNNSDPHIVKNIESFYHDWVKTPYRYGGNSPKGTDCSGLTKIFYQQKVGKTLPRITTKQARIGKEVNQLSAGDLVFFKSGRGTTGLHVGIYYKNGLFLHVSSKKGVQYANLKDDYWRKKYWKARRIID, encoded by the coding sequence ATGTGGCAGATGAATTATGATAGATTGGTTAAATTAAGAAATATATTACTGTTTTTGCTTCTTTTTTTCTCAGGTCTAACATCTTGTAGTACAGTGTCGGATTTATATGATGATAATAATTCAGATCCACATATTGTAAAAAACATTGAATCTTTCTACCATGATTGGGTAAAAACGCCTTATCGCTATGGTGGTAATAGCCCTAAAGGGACGGACTGTTCAGGTTTAACTAAAATATTTTATCAACAAAAAGTGGGAAAAACGTTACCGCGGATAACAACTAAACAAGCTAGAATTGGTAAAGAGGTCAATCAATTATCCGCAGGCGATTTGGTTTTTTTTAAGAGTGGTCGTGGCACTACAGGCTTACATGTCGGTATTTACTATAAAAATGGTTTATTTTTGCATGTATCTTCTAAAAAAGGCGTACAATATGCTAATTTGAAAGACGACTATTGGCGTAAAAAATATTGGAAAGCTCGTCGCATTATTGATTAA
- the dnaX gene encoding DNA polymerase III subunit gamma/tau, whose protein sequence is MSYQVLARKWRPKSFSEVVGQENVLTILSNALSLGRIHHAYLFSGTRGVGKTSIARLLAKGLNCEAGITATPCGVCDNCQDIDQGRFVDLLEIDAASRTKVEDTREILDNVQYLPTKGRFKVYLIDEVHMLSRSSFNALLKTLEEPPEHVKFLLATTDPQKLPVTILSRCLHLHLNVLDLQVIENQLVKILQVEQIKQEEKAIHLLAKAANGSMRDALSLTDQAIALGNGEVTSSAVIAMLGTLDQTIPFSLIEALYHEDGSALMQQLEMAAKQGADWDTLLVDTITLLHQIAFLQIVPTALGDYIDDLERIRYLAQVISPNDIQLFYQILLDGRKDLSYAPDKKLGVEMSFLRALAFIPKNKNSASTTETVVNTSVSNQQTKQNSSQDTSKMISTVMPQITDDKNTSLSTQASEQSTIKNATATVVSDETQSILAARQRLIDGEKNLKKSKQVEFIQPEKQPAQAKANIKTKQTKSQSTILTETNSEPVDSFTNKKELNDDGVDSEDTAETYQWQFSDHFTPVIDTNLDAKSVRSTFEEEKTPELMEKLIQEAVKIDPWSAEIETLMLPPLIKQIAINTFLQQISDQHLILHVRSRAAHLIKHQTNVKRLNEALSKSRQQSLKIEIVIDDDKTQATPVEVRETIYQEKRQQAISAINKDSKVAMICQFFEAKIDDNSIHPV, encoded by the coding sequence ATGAGTTATCAAGTATTAGCCAGAAAATGGCGACCAAAATCGTTTAGTGAAGTTGTTGGACAGGAGAACGTATTAACAATTTTATCTAATGCCTTATCGCTAGGTCGTATTCATCATGCTTATCTTTTTTCTGGTACTCGTGGGGTAGGTAAGACGTCAATAGCGCGTTTACTGGCGAAAGGATTAAATTGTGAAGCAGGCATTACCGCCACACCGTGTGGCGTATGTGATAACTGTCAGGATATTGATCAAGGTCGATTTGTTGATTTACTTGAAATAGATGCGGCTTCTCGAACTAAAGTAGAAGATACACGTGAAATTCTTGATAACGTTCAGTATTTACCCACTAAAGGTCGTTTCAAAGTCTACTTAATTGATGAAGTGCATATGTTATCACGCAGTAGTTTTAATGCCCTTTTAAAAACGCTTGAAGAGCCACCAGAACATGTAAAATTTTTACTTGCGACTACTGATCCGCAAAAGCTGCCGGTTACGATTTTATCACGTTGTTTACATTTACATTTGAATGTACTGGATCTGCAAGTGATCGAAAATCAATTAGTTAAAATTCTACAAGTTGAACAAATCAAGCAGGAAGAAAAAGCTATTCATTTATTAGCAAAAGCCGCTAATGGAAGCATGAGAGATGCATTAAGCTTGACAGATCAGGCAATAGCTTTAGGTAATGGTGAAGTAACTTCATCAGCGGTTATTGCTATGCTTGGAACTTTGGATCAAACCATCCCATTTTCCTTAATTGAAGCGCTCTATCATGAAGACGGTAGTGCATTAATGCAACAATTAGAAATGGCCGCTAAACAAGGTGCCGACTGGGATACATTATTAGTAGATACGATTACGCTTTTACATCAAATTGCTTTTTTACAAATTGTTCCGACGGCATTAGGGGACTATATTGATGATCTAGAGCGTATCCGCTATTTAGCACAAGTAATATCACCAAACGATATTCAATTGTTTTATCAAATTCTATTAGATGGGCGGAAAGATCTGAGTTATGCTCCAGATAAAAAACTTGGCGTCGAAATGAGTTTTTTAAGAGCATTAGCCTTTATTCCCAAAAATAAAAATTCAGCATCTACGACGGAAACTGTGGTTAACACGAGTGTTTCTAATCAACAAACAAAACAAAACTCATCACAAGATACATCGAAGATGATATCGACAGTAATGCCACAAATTACCGATGATAAGAACACGTCGTTATCAACACAAGCTTCAGAGCAGTCAACGATAAAAAATGCCACAGCTACTGTAGTATCGGATGAAACACAATCCATTTTAGCAGCACGACAGCGATTAATTGATGGTGAGAAAAACCTAAAAAAGTCTAAACAGGTTGAATTTATTCAACCTGAAAAACAACCAGCTCAAGCAAAAGCTAACATTAAAACCAAACAAACTAAATCTCAATCAACTATTTTAACTGAAACAAATAGCGAACCAGTTGATAGTTTTACCAACAAAAAAGAGCTAAATGATGATGGTGTTGATAGTGAAGATACCGCAGAGACCTACCAATGGCAATTTAGTGATCACTTTACACCGGTAATAGATACGAATTTAGATGCTAAATCTGTAAGATCAACATTTGAAGAAGAAAAAACGCCAGAATTGATGGAAAAGTTAATTCAAGAAGCGGTCAAAATCGATCCGTGGAGTGCAGAGATTGAAACGTTGATGTTGCCACCATTAATAAAACAGATCGCTATCAATACTTTTTTACAACAGATCAGTGATCAACATTTAATATTGCATGTCAGATCTCGAGCAGCGCATTTAATTAAGCATCAAACAAATGTTAAACGTTTAAATGAAGCCTTGTCAAAATCTAGGCAGCA